A window from Nitrospira sp. ND1 encodes these proteins:
- a CDS encoding SUMF1/EgtB/PvdO family nonheme iron enzyme: protein MRLFSMTFVVSVILFVGVWSVRAAEPLSGADGQAGGAEAITGQDGAPMVLVPAGPFTMGSNDGLPAERPEHVVILDAYVIDRYEVSLQLYRKFLQAARYDAPPTWDDEAAETVSDRPAVGMSWEDAAAYCAWAGKRLPTEAEWEKAARGTDGRRYPWGPMQPFVDIANYNRGVWVSEAITLVSVAGGVEGMNVRHGLKAGGRSPYGLHHMAGNAAEWIADWYDRTYYGKSPDKNPTGPANGEKRVIRGGSWADLPVALSASARVSAEPGFQDRTIGFRCAMDAKK, encoded by the coding sequence ATGCGTCTGTTCAGTATGACCTTCGTGGTATCCGTCATTCTGTTTGTCGGAGTCTGGTCGGTGCGAGCGGCCGAGCCACTGTCTGGGGCGGATGGCCAGGCCGGCGGGGCCGAGGCGATCACAGGGCAGGATGGTGCGCCGATGGTGTTGGTTCCGGCCGGGCCTTTTACGATGGGGAGCAACGATGGGCTTCCCGCCGAGCGCCCCGAACATGTGGTGATCCTCGACGCGTATGTCATCGATCGATATGAAGTGTCGCTGCAACTCTATCGAAAGTTTCTTCAGGCGGCGAGATATGATGCGCCGCCGACCTGGGATGATGAAGCGGCGGAGACGGTCAGCGATCGTCCGGCTGTCGGGATGAGTTGGGAGGATGCGGCGGCCTATTGTGCCTGGGCAGGGAAGCGACTCCCGACGGAAGCTGAATGGGAGAAGGCTGCGCGTGGAACCGATGGCCGTCGGTACCCGTGGGGCCCCATGCAGCCGTTCGTGGACATTGCCAACTACAATCGCGGCGTGTGGGTGAGCGAAGCCATTACGTTGGTGAGTGTGGCCGGTGGGGTGGAAGGGATGAATGTCCGCCACGGGCTGAAAGCCGGGGGGCGGAGTCCGTACGGCCTCCATCACATGGCGGGGAATGCGGCCGAGTGGATAGCCGATTGGTACGATCGTACGTATTACGGCAAGAGTCCCGACAAAAATCCGACGGGTCCTGCTAATGGCGAGAAACGGGTGATTCGTGGCGGGTCGTGGGCCGATTTGCCTGTGGCGTTAAGTGCGTCTGCGCGGGTCTCGGCGGAGCCTGGTTTTCAGGACCGCACCATTGGATTTCGCTGCGCGATGGATGCCAAGAAATAG
- a CDS encoding calcium-binding protein, protein MSQGSISTWLKFALQQMAAESYLDQILLGRPLREILLDGNNDTRFVAPDANGDLPGMTRFTNALADRFLSAYQIVDHHANDATGFSATLLFDTQTNSYTLSFRSSEYAADVNGGDRSRDIVGADAEVKNAGFAFAQLVSMTRYFEGLQQGKKSDGTIDPSLAAFFGNSQNQLNVTGYSLGGHLATVFTELYADRVAQTYTFNGAGRGEFAGLHFNSEVQEADRIREMLANLDARLRATDPLGSLFASGATADIYTDERYLVALDDIRARYPTSGTQSLPGLTGGLTRTDGAFGKIQQLFGHAQTGQDVEVVANSGVHAKVIPVLVEGQPLIEDVNVQNPWESQYGNSHSVTLLVDSLAIQELFQKADPQLQQSQIESILKASSDQIASPYPEQGTPVPPAEGDTLEKALDALAKVFHVEGPATPYGRLPGDFGSATYRQPFYERLDAVRAAIGDQVFSIAPLIGKSAEELQSLALLEDSTSLAYRFALRELAPFAVLGASASSTETLYANHNEAGQLALLNSESGMGELSPQYLKDRAAFLVEKINVNSNPIGFPSITHFKDFQSLYEIRSVAPQGPQVLFGGEVGETLDGSAFFGDHLYGGEGDDHLFGYGGKDYLEGNPGNDILDGGSGADTMLGGTGDDTYLVDDSGDVVREYANSGIDEVRSSVTFTLDSQIEHLTLTGSNAIDGIGNELGNILIGNSAKNMLNGGGGQDHLVGNEGNDTLIGGAGDSDLLEGGVGFDTYIYRSGDGVDRIEDSDAQGQIIFDEHLLQGGIRRAGDVANSYTSLDGRTTYLMSGTDLIVNGVLIVNENFQSGQMGIQLRDVSPIPSDTGLPAGPFGHVLVGDGEDETLIATHPYSYAMYGNEGNDVLTSQVPSTHDSFSDLRDGGAGDDILVGAGGNDYLVGGSGDDYADVSDGDIFLGGDGNDIAVTDTEIANYAWTHIGSGTHYIDGGAGNDVLLGALGVDVLLGGDGEDVLRGENRPVGWIAKVYDVDLIPQSVSMLAFSSALGADDYLDGGAGNDLLVGDGGNDILVGGAGDDWLYGESDFTQTIPGDDWLDGGEGNDRLFGGAGADSLSGGDGDDLLIGDFSEDLGSEDILDGGAGADELQGGGGDDILYGGTGMDRLAGFAGNDFLDGGADSDELQGGAGDDSLWGGLGHDLMTGQEGDDELFGDDGNDELHGEIGNDTLVGGVGNDALFGQDDDDLLSGDAGDDLLNGGLGNDQLDGGDGIDDVQGREGDDLIVGGTGDDFLYGDGNDPTVLNLLGGNDTLDGEEGDDQLWGGAGQDQLFGGEGADQLVGDVGDDALFGDAGDDSLFGDSPLFAGQAGNDVLDGGDGHDVLQAGGGEDDLHGGTGNDRLIGGAGSDTYRFNLGGGVDSIEDDATQSNRLIFGAGITAESLRLDVATGDSLVVRVVNSEDAVQIVGFGLNSPSEFHTINQFEFADGTVLRDAGLLARGFNLSAPVDGGTVIGTSFADHMQGSQAADWLHGRDGNDVLIGGEGADVLEGEEGDDLLEGDAGNDRLYGGAGVNVLRGGEGSDLLVSNAAADQLIGGTGHDIYHLVSGLATVSEDANGGIDTIQLAPSASLAFQAPDQVENVQILDDFYLEPTQRVDLVGNVLDNQLSGPNQLDGQGGNDILIGVGDNTFLFDRGYGQDIVRMGMQTYAHTGLDQVLFGAEIAPGDLILENHVNDLVVKVNGSTDQLTVESFFVSPSNHVDQFAFFDGTVWDLSAIESRVLTFVGSDADDTFYGTDGDNLIRGLGGNDQIRASLGDDTLDGGAGNDFLEGYLGNDIYLFGRGYGQDSIDDQGDSSDVDTLQLLDGITPGDVTLRATPDFGGSAILTITNTADQLTLGGFFEFQSLRVDLIKFADGTIWDYNAMLAHTEGVNLVGGEGVDYLYGNVTNDILSGLDGDDSLYGGAGNDLLDGGIGADSLSGGSGNDLYMVDDVGDRVTEQAGQGTDTIQSGVTYALGANVENLALIGNAAINGTGNSLNNVLTGNGAVNVLTGGAGNDTYVVGAGDTIVEAAGSGTDTIRTDISWTLGTNVENLVLTGTAAVNGSGNSLANTLTGNSAANILNGGTGADKLIGGQGDDTYVADNVNDQITESANQGLDTVQSSVTYTLAANVENLTLTGTGTINGTGNGLDNILTGNNAANRLTGGAGNDTYVIGAGDSIVESVNAGIDWVQSSITHTLAANVENLTLTGTAIINGTGNGLNNILIGNSAVNTLTGGAGNDTYIVGTGDTVVEALNAGTDTVQSAGTWSLGANVENLVLVGSAAVNGTGNTLANVLTGNAGNNALVGGDGNDTMAGGQGNDVLNGGTGNDVFQFARGDGQDTVTDTSGSSDRLNFGSGINPLDIMLSQSANDLRIALYGSTDQVTIANWYGGATNQIETVQAGNGQQLMSTQVNQLIQAMAGFTQQTGLSWEQAVAQRPQDVQQVLAANWH, encoded by the coding sequence ATGAGTCAAGGTAGTATCTCGACTTGGTTGAAGTTTGCCCTGCAACAAATGGCAGCCGAGTCGTATCTCGATCAAATCCTATTGGGGCGACCTCTTCGAGAGATCCTGTTGGATGGCAACAATGACACAAGATTTGTTGCGCCAGATGCTAACGGCGACCTGCCCGGTATGACGCGGTTTACGAATGCGCTGGCTGATCGGTTCCTCAGTGCCTATCAAATCGTCGATCATCACGCCAACGATGCAACAGGGTTTAGTGCCACCCTGTTGTTTGACACTCAGACCAACAGCTACACGCTCTCATTCCGAAGCAGCGAGTATGCCGCTGACGTCAATGGTGGTGATCGTTCACGCGATATTGTGGGGGCGGATGCAGAAGTCAAGAATGCCGGCTTTGCGTTTGCCCAACTTGTCAGCATGACGCGATACTTTGAGGGCTTGCAACAGGGTAAGAAGAGCGATGGGACAATCGATCCGTCATTGGCTGCCTTCTTTGGCAATTCTCAGAACCAACTTAATGTCACTGGCTATTCCCTCGGAGGGCACCTAGCGACTGTATTCACAGAACTCTATGCGGATCGCGTGGCCCAAACGTACACCTTTAATGGGGCCGGGCGCGGTGAATTTGCCGGTTTACATTTCAACAGCGAGGTACAGGAAGCCGATCGCATACGGGAGATGCTTGCGAACCTTGATGCGCGGTTACGGGCAACTGATCCGTTAGGCTCGCTGTTTGCCAGTGGGGCGACGGCTGACATCTACACCGACGAACGGTATCTGGTCGCGTTGGATGACATTAGGGCGCGCTATCCCACGAGTGGAACTCAAAGTTTGCCTGGTCTGACCGGAGGGCTGACGAGAACCGATGGTGCTTTTGGAAAAATACAGCAGCTCTTTGGTCATGCCCAGACCGGTCAGGATGTTGAGGTGGTCGCCAATTCTGGGGTCCACGCAAAGGTGATCCCTGTTTTAGTCGAAGGGCAGCCACTCATTGAAGATGTGAATGTCCAGAATCCATGGGAATCTCAATATGGCAATAGCCACAGCGTCACTCTCCTTGTGGACTCCCTGGCCATCCAGGAACTATTTCAGAAGGCTGATCCGCAGTTACAGCAATCTCAGATAGAAAGCATTCTGAAAGCCTCCTCAGATCAGATTGCCTCTCCCTATCCAGAACAAGGAACGCCTGTGCCCCCTGCCGAGGGAGACACGCTTGAAAAAGCGCTTGATGCACTGGCCAAGGTGTTCCACGTTGAAGGACCTGCTACTCCTTACGGGCGACTGCCCGGAGATTTCGGCAGCGCAACGTATCGACAGCCGTTTTATGAGCGACTTGACGCCGTTCGAGCGGCGATCGGTGACCAGGTCTTCAGCATTGCGCCATTGATAGGGAAGAGCGCTGAGGAGTTACAATCCTTGGCCTTACTGGAGGATTCAACGAGTCTTGCTTATCGGTTCGCATTAAGGGAGTTAGCCCCATTTGCGGTCCTCGGGGCTAGCGCTTCCTCGACAGAGACACTCTATGCTAACCACAACGAAGCCGGACAGTTGGCACTGCTCAACTCCGAAAGCGGAATGGGAGAATTGTCTCCACAGTACTTGAAGGATCGCGCCGCATTTCTGGTCGAGAAGATCAATGTCAACAGTAACCCAATCGGGTTCCCCTCCATCACTCATTTTAAAGATTTCCAATCACTCTATGAGATTCGTTCGGTAGCACCACAAGGGCCTCAAGTCTTGTTTGGAGGCGAGGTCGGCGAAACTCTCGATGGAAGTGCGTTTTTTGGTGACCATCTCTATGGCGGCGAGGGAGACGATCATCTGTTTGGCTATGGAGGCAAGGACTATCTGGAGGGGAATCCCGGCAACGACATCTTGGATGGCGGCAGTGGCGCCGATACGATGCTGGGAGGAACGGGAGACGACACGTATCTCGTCGACGATTCTGGCGATGTCGTCCGAGAGTATGCCAATAGCGGCATTGACGAAGTGCGCAGTTCAGTCACCTTCACCCTGGACTCCCAGATCGAGCACCTCACGCTGACGGGGAGCAATGCGATTGATGGCATTGGCAACGAGCTAGGCAATATTCTCATCGGCAATAGCGCAAAAAATATGCTGAATGGTGGTGGTGGGCAGGACCATCTCGTCGGCAATGAGGGAAACGACACACTCATCGGCGGCGCTGGCGACAGCGACCTCCTCGAAGGCGGCGTTGGATTCGATACGTACATCTATCGTTCTGGTGATGGGGTAGATCGAATTGAGGACAGTGATGCGCAGGGGCAGATCATTTTCGACGAGCACCTGTTGCAGGGAGGTATTCGGCGTGCCGGTGATGTCGCCAACAGTTATACGAGCCTGGATGGCCGAACCACTTACCTGATGTCCGGGACCGATCTGATCGTGAACGGTGTCCTCATCGTGAACGAGAATTTTCAGAGTGGCCAGATGGGAATTCAGTTGCGCGATGTCTCCCCTATTCCGTCTGATACAGGACTTCCCGCCGGACCTTTTGGGCATGTGTTGGTGGGAGACGGTGAGGATGAGACGCTCATTGCCACTCATCCGTATTCGTATGCCATGTATGGCAACGAAGGAAATGATGTCCTCACTTCTCAGGTGCCGTCAACACATGACTCGTTCTCCGATCTTCGTGATGGTGGGGCCGGTGATGACATCCTGGTCGGTGCTGGAGGGAATGATTATCTCGTTGGCGGTAGCGGTGATGATTATGCCGATGTCTCCGATGGAGATATCTTTCTCGGTGGAGATGGCAATGACATTGCTGTGACTGATACCGAGATAGCCAATTACGCATGGACCCATATCGGCAGCGGCACACACTATATTGACGGGGGCGCCGGCAATGACGTGTTATTGGGCGCCCTTGGCGTTGATGTGTTGCTTGGTGGGGATGGTGAGGATGTTCTTAGGGGAGAAAACCGTCCGGTGGGTTGGATTGCAAAAGTGTATGACGTTGATCTCATCCCACAAAGTGTTTCTATGTTGGCATTTTCCTCGGCTCTAGGTGCAGACGACTACCTCGATGGCGGCGCCGGTAACGACCTGCTTGTCGGCGACGGAGGAAACGACATTCTCGTCGGCGGGGCGGGCGACGACTGGCTGTATGGGGAGTCAGATTTTACCCAGACTATTCCTGGCGATGATTGGTTGGATGGTGGTGAGGGCAATGACCGGCTATTCGGCGGCGCAGGAGCTGACTCGCTTTCCGGTGGGGATGGCGACGATCTTTTGATCGGGGACTTTTCAGAGGATCTCGGGTCTGAAGATATTCTCGATGGAGGCGCCGGAGCCGACGAACTGCAGGGTGGAGGGGGCGACGATATTCTCTATGGTGGCACTGGGATGGATCGGCTTGCCGGGTTCGCGGGAAACGATTTTCTCGATGGCGGTGCGGACAGCGACGAGCTACAGGGAGGGGCCGGCGACGACTCATTGTGGGGTGGACTTGGTCATGATCTTATGACCGGGCAGGAGGGAGATGACGAGCTCTTCGGGGATGATGGAAACGATGAGCTGCATGGAGAGATTGGAAACGATACGCTTGTTGGTGGCGTCGGCAATGATGCGCTCTTTGGTCAGGATGATGACGACCTCCTTTCCGGCGATGCCGGTGATGATTTACTGAATGGTGGACTCGGTAATGATCAGCTTGACGGCGGCGATGGGATCGACGATGTGCAGGGCCGAGAGGGAGACGATCTCATTGTTGGCGGCACCGGCGACGATTTTCTCTACGGTGATGGCAACGACCCCACTGTCCTGAATCTCCTCGGCGGCAACGATACTCTTGATGGCGAGGAGGGGGATGACCAGTTGTGGGGTGGTGCGGGGCAGGATCAACTGTTCGGTGGCGAGGGAGCCGACCAGTTGGTGGGTGATGTGGGAGATGATGCCTTGTTCGGGGATGCCGGTGATGACTCTCTCTTTGGAGACTCGCCGCTATTCGCGGGGCAGGCGGGGAATGATGTGCTCGACGGCGGTGATGGTCACGACGTCCTTCAGGCTGGTGGCGGGGAGGATGATTTGCACGGCGGGACAGGAAATGATCGTCTGATCGGCGGGGCCGGGAGTGACACCTATCGATTTAACCTGGGCGGCGGTGTTGATTCTATCGAGGATGATGCAACGCAGAGTAATCGATTGATCTTTGGTGCTGGTATTACCGCTGAATCCTTGAGGTTGGACGTGGCAACCGGTGATTCTCTTGTCGTACGTGTCGTTAACAGTGAGGATGCGGTTCAGATCGTCGGCTTTGGGCTCAATTCACCCTCCGAGTTTCACACCATTAATCAGTTCGAGTTTGCCGACGGCACGGTGCTGAGGGACGCCGGATTGCTCGCGCGAGGGTTTAACTTGTCCGCGCCAGTGGACGGAGGAACGGTGATCGGTACGTCCTTTGCCGACCATATGCAAGGCAGTCAGGCTGCTGATTGGCTTCACGGACGTGATGGAAACGATGTCCTCATTGGCGGCGAGGGCGCTGATGTGTTGGAGGGTGAGGAGGGCGACGATCTATTAGAAGGCGACGCCGGTAATGACCGGCTCTATGGTGGCGCCGGGGTGAACGTATTACGCGGAGGCGAAGGAAGTGACCTGTTGGTGTCGAACGCGGCCGCCGATCAGTTAATCGGTGGGACCGGTCACGATATCTATCACCTTGTCTCAGGACTTGCCACCGTGTCAGAGGACGCGAATGGAGGCATTGATACCATCCAGCTAGCGCCCAGTGCTTCTCTTGCATTTCAAGCGCCTGACCAGGTGGAGAATGTTCAGATCCTGGACGATTTTTATTTGGAGCCGACCCAGCGAGTAGACCTGGTAGGAAATGTGCTGGACAACCAATTGTCCGGTCCCAACCAGCTTGACGGCCAAGGAGGAAACGACATTCTCATCGGGGTGGGCGACAATACGTTCTTGTTTGACCGTGGGTATGGGCAAGACATCGTGCGGATGGGCATGCAGACGTATGCCCACACAGGGCTCGATCAGGTTCTGTTCGGAGCGGAGATCGCGCCGGGCGATCTCATACTCGAAAATCATGTCAACGATCTGGTCGTTAAGGTCAATGGGAGCACAGACCAATTGACGGTGGAGTCCTTTTTTGTCTCCCCGAGCAATCACGTGGACCAATTTGCGTTTTTCGATGGGACCGTGTGGGATTTGAGCGCGATCGAGAGTCGGGTGTTGACGTTTGTCGGCAGTGACGCCGACGACACGTTCTACGGCACCGATGGGGACAATCTCATTCGCGGGTTGGGGGGTAATGATCAAATCCGGGCTTCGCTGGGAGACGATACTCTCGATGGTGGCGCCGGAAACGACTTTCTGGAGGGGTATCTTGGCAATGATATCTATCTGTTTGGTCGAGGATATGGGCAGGACTCCATCGACGACCAAGGCGATTCATCGGATGTCGACACGCTGCAACTCTTGGACGGAATTACCCCTGGCGATGTCACGTTGCGTGCGACGCCTGATTTTGGCGGCAGTGCAATTCTGACGATAACCAATACTGCCGACCAACTCACTCTTGGCGGATTTTTCGAGTTTCAATCACTCCGTGTTGACCTGATTAAATTCGCAGACGGCACTATCTGGGATTACAACGCGATGCTGGCTCACACTGAAGGCGTGAATCTTGTCGGCGGTGAGGGCGTCGATTACCTCTACGGCAATGTCACGAACGACATCCTTTCAGGGTTGGATGGAGATGACAGCCTCTACGGTGGGGCCGGCAACGATCTATTGGACGGAGGAATTGGTGCGGACAGCCTGAGTGGCGGGTCAGGAAATGATCTTTACATGGTCGATGATGTCGGAGATAGAGTGACAGAACAGGCAGGCCAAGGAACGGATACGATTCAGAGCGGTGTCACGTATGCGCTGGGTGCGAACGTCGAAAATCTTGCGCTTATCGGCAATGCAGCCATTAACGGCACCGGAAACTCCCTCAACAATGTCTTGACGGGCAATGGCGCGGTCAATGTTCTCACTGGCGGCGCAGGAAACGATACGTATGTCGTTGGGGCGGGGGATACGATTGTCGAAGCCGCCGGCTCAGGGACTGACACCATCAGAACCGATATCAGCTGGACATTGGGAACCAATGTGGAAAACCTTGTGTTGACGGGAACCGCCGCGGTCAATGGAAGCGGCAACAGCCTTGCCAATACTCTGACAGGGAATAGTGCCGCCAATATCCTCAATGGAGGAACTGGCGCGGATAAGTTGATTGGCGGGCAGGGCGACGATACCTATGTTGCGGACAACGTTAACGATCAGATTACTGAATCGGCCAATCAAGGCCTCGACACCGTTCAGAGTTCGGTCACGTATACTCTGGCTGCCAATGTGGAGAATCTTACGCTGACTGGGACCGGAACGATCAATGGGACAGGAAACGGGTTGGACAATATTTTGACCGGGAATAATGCCGCCAATCGACTCACTGGCGGCGCCGGGAATGACACCTATGTGATCGGGGCCGGCGATAGTATCGTCGAATCGGTGAATGCCGGTATCGACTGGGTCCAGAGTTCTATCACGCATACGCTTGCCGCGAATGTCGAGAACCTGACGCTTACGGGAACTGCTATCATCAACGGCACTGGAAATGGGCTCAATAACATCTTGATCGGCAATAGTGCGGTCAACACGTTGACCGGTGGCGCGGGGAACGACACGTATATTGTGGGAACAGGAGATACTGTAGTCGAGGCGTTGAATGCCGGCACCGACACGGTCCAGAGCGCCGGAACTTGGAGTTTGGGCGCCAATGTGGAAAATCTGGTGCTGGTCGGATCTGCGGCGGTCAACGGGACGGGCAATACTCTGGCCAATGTGCTCACCGGCAATGCCGGTAACAATGCACTGGTCGGCGGTGACGGCAACGATACCATGGCAGGTGGACAAGGAAACGATGTGCTCAATGGCGGGACTGGAAATGATGTCTTTCAATTCGCTCGCGGGGATGGTCAGGATACTGTGACTGACACGAGCGGGAGCAGCGATCGGCTCAACTTCGGCTCCGGGATCAATCCTCTGGACATCATGTTGAGTCAAAGTGCCAATGATTTGCGCATCGCGCTCTACGGTTCGACCGATCAGGTGACGATTGCCAACTGGTATGGAGGCGCTACTAATCAGATTGAAACAGTCCAAGCCGGTAACGGTCAACAATTGATGAGTACTCAAGTGAACCAATTGATCCAGGCGATGGCGGGATTCACGCAACAGACAGGGTTGAGTTGGGAGCAAGCTGTGGCCCAGCGCCCCCAGGATGTGCAGCAGGTTCTGGCTGCGAATTGGCACTAG
- a CDS encoding type IV pilus twitching motility protein PilT gives MDISKLLTFGVQQGASDCHISAGEPPMIRLHGDLKKLDHPPLTQDETHALIYDMMSDAQRKNFEEHRECDFSFDLGDIARFRVNVFVQGRGLGAVFRTIPTEILPLEKLGMPPILRQLCDREKGLILVTGPTGSGKSTTLAGMIDYLNNTFEGHILTIEDPVEFVHKSKKCLVNQRELGVHTLSFANALRAALREDPDIILVGEMRDLDTIQLALTAAETGHLVFATLHTSSAPKTIDRIIDAFPPNQQAQVRAQLSETLEAVLTQTLLKKKSGGRIAAVEIMVGTTAVRNLIREGKLHQIPGIMQASQKDGMQTMDMALVDLVTRGLVTKAEAQSRSMNPNLFSAAAGGAA, from the coding sequence ATTGATATCTCCAAACTGTTGACCTTTGGCGTCCAACAGGGCGCCTCGGACTGCCACATCAGCGCCGGTGAACCACCGATGATCCGCCTGCATGGCGATCTCAAGAAACTCGACCATCCTCCCCTGACCCAGGATGAAACTCACGCGCTTATCTACGACATGATGAGTGACGCGCAACGGAAGAATTTCGAAGAACACCGGGAGTGTGACTTCTCCTTCGACCTGGGCGACATCGCCCGATTCCGCGTCAACGTCTTTGTGCAAGGGCGCGGCTTAGGCGCCGTGTTCCGGACCATTCCGACGGAGATTCTTCCCCTGGAAAAACTCGGCATGCCGCCGATCCTCCGACAGCTCTGCGACCGCGAAAAAGGCCTGATCCTGGTGACCGGCCCAACCGGGTCCGGGAAATCCACCACACTCGCGGGCATGATCGACTATCTCAACAACACCTTCGAAGGACACATTCTCACGATCGAAGATCCGGTCGAGTTTGTTCACAAATCCAAAAAATGCCTGGTCAACCAGCGGGAACTGGGCGTCCACACGCTGTCGTTCGCCAACGCCCTCCGCGCCGCACTCCGCGAAGACCCCGACATCATTCTCGTCGGCGAAATGCGAGACCTGGATACGATCCAGCTGGCGTTGACCGCTGCCGAAACCGGACACTTGGTCTTTGCGACCCTGCACACGTCCAGCGCCCCGAAAACCATCGACCGCATCATCGACGCCTTCCCTCCGAACCAACAGGCCCAAGTCCGCGCACAGCTCTCGGAAACGCTGGAGGCAGTCTTGACCCAGACGCTCCTGAAGAAGAAGAGTGGTGGCCGGATTGCGGCGGTGGAAATCATGGTCGGTACCACAGCGGTGCGGAACCTCATCCGCGAAGGCAAACTCCATCAAATTCCCGGCATCATGCAGGCCAGCCAAAAAGATGGGATGCAAACCATGGACATGGCCCTGGTCGATCTGGTCACACGAGGGCTGGTGACAAAAGCTGAAGCTCAATCGCGCAGCATGAATCCCAATCTCTTTAGCGCCGCTGCAGGAGGCGCCGCGTAA
- a CDS encoding PilT/PilU family type 4a pilus ATPase, which produces MDVRTLLEVMVKQESSDLYLTVDAPPIYRIHGSTHRTDAPPFTNEQLESLALALMRGQQRGEFEEKMEMNLALYYKDLGRFRVNIFRQKGNVGLVFRHIKAEIMTVEQLDLPPIVKDIAMTKRGLVLVVGATGSGKSTSLAAMIDHRNTVHAGHIISVEDPIEFVHHHKKSIVTQREVGFDTHSFGHALKNTLRQAPDVILIGEIRDTETMEAAITFAETGHLCLGTLHSNNANQSIERIMNFFPVERHAQIYLQLSLNLRAIISQRLIPSLDGRRVPALEIMLDTPRIKDLIKRSEIDTLKEAMEQGIDEGCQTFDHVLLQLYKAGKISIEQALINADSANNLRLKIKLAGLKGDDAVAALLDKSDRDEKGFQIQGQLGQGGSKKR; this is translated from the coding sequence ATGGATGTTCGCACGCTTCTCGAAGTGATGGTCAAGCAGGAATCGTCGGACCTGTATCTCACCGTCGATGCGCCCCCCATTTATCGCATCCATGGCTCGACACATCGGACCGATGCGCCGCCGTTCACGAACGAGCAACTCGAATCGCTGGCGCTGGCCCTCATGCGAGGCCAGCAGCGAGGTGAGTTCGAAGAAAAAATGGAGATGAACCTTGCCCTTTATTACAAAGACCTCGGCCGCTTTCGCGTCAACATCTTCCGACAGAAGGGCAACGTCGGGTTGGTGTTTCGTCATATCAAAGCGGAGATCATGACAGTCGAACAGCTAGACCTGCCGCCCATCGTCAAAGACATCGCTATGACCAAGCGGGGTCTGGTGTTGGTGGTCGGCGCGACCGGCTCCGGAAAATCCACGTCCCTCGCCGCGATGATCGACCACCGCAACACGGTGCATGCGGGCCACATCATCAGCGTGGAAGACCCGATCGAATTTGTCCATCACCACAAGAAATCGATCGTCACCCAGCGCGAAGTCGGCTTCGACACCCATTCCTTCGGGCACGCGTTGAAAAATACCCTGCGTCAGGCACCGGACGTCATTCTCATCGGTGAAATCCGGGATACGGAAACCATGGAAGCCGCGATCACGTTCGCTGAAACCGGACACCTCTGCCTCGGAACGTTGCACTCGAATAATGCGAATCAATCGATCGAGCGCATCATGAACTTCTTCCCGGTCGAACGGCACGCCCAGATCTATCTGCAGCTCTCATTGAACCTGCGGGCCATCATCTCTCAACGATTGATCCCCTCCCTCGACGGCCGCCGCGTGCCTGCACTCGAAATCATGCTGGATACACCGCGCATCAAGGACCTCATCAAACGTTCTGAGATCGATACCCTGAAAGAGGCGATGGAACAGGGCATCGACGAAGGCTGCCAGACATTCGACCACGTGCTGTTGCAACTCTATAAGGCCGGGAAGATCAGCATTGAACAAGCCTTGATCAACGCCGACAGCGCCAACAACCTCCGTCTGAAAATTAAACTGGCGGGGTTGAAAGGCGATGACGCAGTGGCCGCCCTCCTGGACAAGAGCGACCGGGATGAGAAGGGGTTCCAGATTCAAGGACAACTGGGTCAGGGCGGGAGCAAAAAGCGCTGA